In Humulus lupulus chromosome 6, drHumLupu1.1, whole genome shotgun sequence, a single genomic region encodes these proteins:
- the LOC133784117 gene encoding stigma-specific STIG1-like protein 3, with product MKLLIKLFFILMIVFVDFTICTYAALAPELEDLDDNNYGELVVQEHNDRNNLGSSSDDIKAHQVVQRFLSQKNKQKNRRTNCKKFPGICGAKGSPGPNCCKRKCVDLVRDSQNCGKCGKKCKYNQICCNGKCVNPSFNKNHCGACNNSCNNGGLCAFGLCNYA from the coding sequence ATGAAGCTGCTCATTAAGCTGTTCTTCATTCTCATGATCGTTTTTGTAGATTTCACCATATGTACTTATGCTGCATTAGCCCCAGAATTAGAAGATCTTGATGACAATAATTATGGAGAACTTGTTGTTCAAGAACATAATGATCGTAataatctaggatcttcttctgATGATATAAAAGCTCATCAAGTAGTGCAACGTTTCCTTTCGCAAAAGAATAAGCAAAAGAATCGCCGGACAAATTGCAAGAAGTTTCCGGGGATTTGTGGAGCGAAAGGCAGCCCTGGGCCGAATTGTTGCAAGAGGAAGTGTGTGGATTTGGTGAGAGATAGCCAAAACTGTGGCAAGTGTGGGAAGAAGTGCAAGTACAACCAGATATGTTGCAATGGCAAGTGTGTCAACCCCTCCTTTAACAAAAACCATTGCGGTGCGTGCAACAATAGCTGCAACAATGGCGGCCTCTGTGCTTTTGGTCTTTGCAACTATGCATAG